From a region of the Pongo abelii isolate AG06213 chromosome 9, NHGRI_mPonAbe1-v2.0_pri, whole genome shotgun sequence genome:
- the RPS6KA4 gene encoding ribosomal protein S6 kinase alpha-4 isoform X1, producing MGDEDEDESCAVELRITEANLTGHEEKVSVENFELLKVLGTGAYGKVFLVRKAGGHDAGKLYAMKVLRKAALVQRAKTQEHTRTERSVLELVRQAPFLVTLHYAFQTDAKLHLILDYVSGGEMFTHLYQRQYFKEAEVRVYGGEIVLALEHLHKLGIIYRDLKLENVLLDSEGHIVLTDFGLSKEFLTEEKERTFSFCGTIEYMAPEIIRSKTGHGKAVDWWSLGILLFELLTGASPFTLEGERNTQAEVSRRILKCSPPFPPRIGPVAQDLLQRLLCKDPKKRLGAGPQGAQEVRNHPFFQGLDWAALAARKIPAPFRPQIRSELDVGNFAEEFTRLEPVYSPPGSPPPGDPRIFQGYSFVAPSILFDHNNAVMTDVLEAPGAGDRPGRAAVARSAMMQDSPFFQQYELDLREPALGQGSFSVCRRCRQRQSGQEFAVKILSRRLEANTQREVAALRLCQSHPNVVNLHEVHHDQLHTYLVLELLRGGELLEHIRKKRHFSESEASQILRSLVSAVSFMHEEAGVVHRDLKPENILYADDTPGAPVKIIDFGFARLRPQSPGVPMQTPCFTLQYAAPELLAQQGYDESCDLWSLGVILYMMLSGQVPFQGASGQGGQSQAAEIMCKIREGRFSLDGEAWQGVSEEAKELVRGLLTVDPAKRLKLEGLRGSSWLQDGSARSSPPLRTPDVLESSGPAVRSGLNATFMAFNRGKREGFFLKSVENAPLAKRRKQKLRSATASRRGSPAPANPGRAPVAAKGAPRRANGPLPPS from the exons CCTACGGCAAAGTGTTCCTGGTGCGGAAGGCGGGCGGGCACGACGCGGGGAAGCTGTACGCCATGAAGGTGCTGCGCAAGGCGGCGCTGGTGCAGCGCGCCAAGACGCAGGAGCACACGCGCACCGAGCGCTCGGTGCTGGAGCTGGTGCGCCAGGCGCCCTTCCTGGTCACGCTGCACTACGCTTTCCAGACGGATGCCAAGCTGCACCTCATCCTGG ACTATGTGAGCGGCGGGGAGATGTTCACCCACCTCTACCAGCGCCAGTATttcaaggaggctgaggtgcgcgTGTATGGGGGTGAGATCGTGCTGGCCCTGGAACACCTGCATAAG CTCGGCATCATTTACCGAGACCTGAAACTGGAGAATGTGCTGCTGGACTCCGAGGGCCACATTGTCCTCACGGACTTCGGGCTAAGCAAGGAGTTCCTGACGGAGGAG AAAGAGCGGACCTTCTCCTTCTGTGGCACCATCGAGTACATGGCCCCTGAAATCATCCGTAGCAAGACGGGGCACGGCAAG GCTGTGGACTGGTGGAGCCTGGGCATCTTGCTCTTCGAGCTGCTGACGGGGGCCTCGCCCTTCACCCTGGAGGGCGAGAGGAACACGCAGGCTGAGGTGTCTCG ACGGATCCTGAAgtgctcccctcccttcccccctcgGATCGGGCCCGTGGCACAGGACCTGCTGCAGCGGCTGCTTTGCAAGGATCCCAAGAAGCGATTGGGCGCGGGGCCCCAGGGGGCACAAGAAGTCCGGAACCACCCCTTCTTCCAG GGCCTCGATTGGGCTGCTCTGGCTGCCAGGAAGATTCCAGCCCCATTCCGGCCCCAAATCCGCTCAGAGCTGGATGTGGGCAACTTTGCAGAGGAATTCACTCGGCTGGAGCCTGTCTACTCACCCCCTGGCAGCCCCCCACCTGGGGACCCCCGAATCTTTCAG GGATACTCCTTTGTGGCACCCTCCATCCTCTTTGACCACAACAACGCGGTGATGACCGATGTGCTGGAAGCACCTGGTGCTGGAGACCGGCCAGGTCGGGCAGCGGTGGCCAGGAGCGCTATGATGCag GACTCGCCCTTCTTCCAGCAGTACGAGCTGGACCTGCGGGAGCCTGCGCTGGGCCAGGGCAGCTTCTCTGTGTGTCGCCGCTGCCGCCAGCGCCAGAGCGGCCAGGAGTTCGCGGTCAAGATCCTCAGTCGCAG gctggaggcgAACACGCAGCGCGAAGTGGCTGCCCTGCGCCTGTGCCAGTCACACCCCAACGTGGTGAATCTGCACGAGGTGCATCACGACCAG CTGCACACGTACCTGGTCCTGGAGCTGCTGCGGGGTGGGGAGCTGCTGGAGCACATCCGCAAGAAGCGGCACTTCAGCGAGTCGGAAGCGAGCCAGATCCTGCGCAGCCTCGTGTCGGCCGTGAGCTTCATGCACGAGGAGGCGGGCGTGGTGCACCGCGACCTCAAGCCGGAG AACATCCTGTACGCCGACGACACGCCCGGGGCCCCGGTGAAGATCATCGACTTCGGGTTCGCGCGGCTGCGGCCGCAGAGTCCCGGGGTGCCCATGCAGACGCCCTGCTTCACGCTGCAGTACGCTGCCCCCGAGCTGCTGGCGCAGCAGGGCTACGACGAGTCCTGCGACCTCTGGAGCCTGGGCGTCATTCTG TACATGATGCTGTCGGGGCAGGTCCCCTTCCAGGGGGCCTCTGGCCAGGGCGGGCAGAGCCAGGCGGCCGAGATCATGTGCAAAATCCGCGAGGGGCGCTTCTCCCTTGACGGGGAGGCCTGGCAGGGCGTATCCGAGGAAGCCAAGGAGCTGGTCCGAG GGCTCCTGACCGTGGACCCCGCCAAGCGGCTGAAGCTCGAGGGACTGCGGGGCAGCTCGTGGCTGCAGGACGGCAGCGCGCGCTCCTCGCCCCCGCTCCGGACGCCCGACGTGCTCGAGTCCTCTGGGCCCGCAGTGCGCTCGGGTCTCAACGCCACCTTCATG GCGTTCAACCGGGGCAAGCGGGAAGGCTTCTTCCTGAAGAGCGTGGAGAACGCACCCCTGGCCAAGCGGCGGAAGCAGAAGCTGCGGAGCGCCACCGCCTCCCGCAGGGGCTCCCCTGCACCAGCCAACCCGGGCCGAGCCCCCGTCGCCGCCAAAGGGGCCCCCCGCCGAGCCAACGGCCCCCTGCCCCCCTCCTAA
- the RPS6KA4 gene encoding ribosomal protein S6 kinase alpha-4 isoform X2 yields the protein MKVLRKAALVQRAKTQEHTRTERSVLELVRQAPFLVTLHYAFQTDAKLHLILDYVSGGEMFTHLYQRQYFKEAEVRVYGGEIVLALEHLHKLGIIYRDLKLENVLLDSEGHIVLTDFGLSKEFLTEEKERTFSFCGTIEYMAPEIIRSKTGHGKAVDWWSLGILLFELLTGASPFTLEGERNTQAEVSRRILKCSPPFPPRIGPVAQDLLQRLLCKDPKKRLGAGPQGAQEVRNHPFFQGLDWAALAARKIPAPFRPQIRSELDVGNFAEEFTRLEPVYSPPGSPPPGDPRIFQGYSFVAPSILFDHNNAVMTDVLEAPGAGDRPGRAAVARSAMMQDSPFFQQYELDLREPALGQGSFSVCRRCRQRQSGQEFAVKILSRRLEANTQREVAALRLCQSHPNVVNLHEVHHDQLHTYLVLELLRGGELLEHIRKKRHFSESEASQILRSLVSAVSFMHEEAGVVHRDLKPENILYADDTPGAPVKIIDFGFARLRPQSPGVPMQTPCFTLQYAAPELLAQQGYDESCDLWSLGVILYMMLSGQVPFQGASGQGGQSQAAEIMCKIREGRFSLDGEAWQGVSEEAKELVRGLLTVDPAKRLKLEGLRGSSWLQDGSARSSPPLRTPDVLESSGPAVRSGLNATFMAFNRGKREGFFLKSVENAPLAKRRKQKLRSATASRRGSPAPANPGRAPVAAKGAPRRANGPLPPS from the exons ATGAAGGTGCTGCGCAAGGCGGCGCTGGTGCAGCGCGCCAAGACGCAGGAGCACACGCGCACCGAGCGCTCGGTGCTGGAGCTGGTGCGCCAGGCGCCCTTCCTGGTCACGCTGCACTACGCTTTCCAGACGGATGCCAAGCTGCACCTCATCCTGG ACTATGTGAGCGGCGGGGAGATGTTCACCCACCTCTACCAGCGCCAGTATttcaaggaggctgaggtgcgcgTGTATGGGGGTGAGATCGTGCTGGCCCTGGAACACCTGCATAAG CTCGGCATCATTTACCGAGACCTGAAACTGGAGAATGTGCTGCTGGACTCCGAGGGCCACATTGTCCTCACGGACTTCGGGCTAAGCAAGGAGTTCCTGACGGAGGAG AAAGAGCGGACCTTCTCCTTCTGTGGCACCATCGAGTACATGGCCCCTGAAATCATCCGTAGCAAGACGGGGCACGGCAAG GCTGTGGACTGGTGGAGCCTGGGCATCTTGCTCTTCGAGCTGCTGACGGGGGCCTCGCCCTTCACCCTGGAGGGCGAGAGGAACACGCAGGCTGAGGTGTCTCG ACGGATCCTGAAgtgctcccctcccttcccccctcgGATCGGGCCCGTGGCACAGGACCTGCTGCAGCGGCTGCTTTGCAAGGATCCCAAGAAGCGATTGGGCGCGGGGCCCCAGGGGGCACAAGAAGTCCGGAACCACCCCTTCTTCCAG GGCCTCGATTGGGCTGCTCTGGCTGCCAGGAAGATTCCAGCCCCATTCCGGCCCCAAATCCGCTCAGAGCTGGATGTGGGCAACTTTGCAGAGGAATTCACTCGGCTGGAGCCTGTCTACTCACCCCCTGGCAGCCCCCCACCTGGGGACCCCCGAATCTTTCAG GGATACTCCTTTGTGGCACCCTCCATCCTCTTTGACCACAACAACGCGGTGATGACCGATGTGCTGGAAGCACCTGGTGCTGGAGACCGGCCAGGTCGGGCAGCGGTGGCCAGGAGCGCTATGATGCag GACTCGCCCTTCTTCCAGCAGTACGAGCTGGACCTGCGGGAGCCTGCGCTGGGCCAGGGCAGCTTCTCTGTGTGTCGCCGCTGCCGCCAGCGCCAGAGCGGCCAGGAGTTCGCGGTCAAGATCCTCAGTCGCAG gctggaggcgAACACGCAGCGCGAAGTGGCTGCCCTGCGCCTGTGCCAGTCACACCCCAACGTGGTGAATCTGCACGAGGTGCATCACGACCAG CTGCACACGTACCTGGTCCTGGAGCTGCTGCGGGGTGGGGAGCTGCTGGAGCACATCCGCAAGAAGCGGCACTTCAGCGAGTCGGAAGCGAGCCAGATCCTGCGCAGCCTCGTGTCGGCCGTGAGCTTCATGCACGAGGAGGCGGGCGTGGTGCACCGCGACCTCAAGCCGGAG AACATCCTGTACGCCGACGACACGCCCGGGGCCCCGGTGAAGATCATCGACTTCGGGTTCGCGCGGCTGCGGCCGCAGAGTCCCGGGGTGCCCATGCAGACGCCCTGCTTCACGCTGCAGTACGCTGCCCCCGAGCTGCTGGCGCAGCAGGGCTACGACGAGTCCTGCGACCTCTGGAGCCTGGGCGTCATTCTG TACATGATGCTGTCGGGGCAGGTCCCCTTCCAGGGGGCCTCTGGCCAGGGCGGGCAGAGCCAGGCGGCCGAGATCATGTGCAAAATCCGCGAGGGGCGCTTCTCCCTTGACGGGGAGGCCTGGCAGGGCGTATCCGAGGAAGCCAAGGAGCTGGTCCGAG GGCTCCTGACCGTGGACCCCGCCAAGCGGCTGAAGCTCGAGGGACTGCGGGGCAGCTCGTGGCTGCAGGACGGCAGCGCGCGCTCCTCGCCCCCGCTCCGGACGCCCGACGTGCTCGAGTCCTCTGGGCCCGCAGTGCGCTCGGGTCTCAACGCCACCTTCATG GCGTTCAACCGGGGCAAGCGGGAAGGCTTCTTCCTGAAGAGCGTGGAGAACGCACCCCTGGCCAAGCGGCGGAAGCAGAAGCTGCGGAGCGCCACCGCCTCCCGCAGGGGCTCCCCTGCACCAGCCAACCCGGGCCGAGCCCCCGTCGCCGCCAAAGGGGCCCCCCGCCGAGCCAACGGCCCCCTGCCCCCCTCCTAA